The following proteins are co-located in the Limanda limanda chromosome 5, fLimLim1.1, whole genome shotgun sequence genome:
- the pebp1 gene encoding phosphatidylethanolamine-binding protein 1 gives MPVDLSQWSGPLALQEVEEKPARVLTMKYGSVEVDELGKVLTPTQVQNRPTCIEWDGCDPGKMFTLALTDPDAPSRKDPKFREWHHFLVVNMKGNDVSSGCVMSDYVGSGPPKGTGLHRYVWLVYEQPGSISCSEDVLTNRCGDGRGKFKLQSFRQKYELGAPVAGTCYQAEWDEYVPKLYEQLAGK, from the exons ATGCCGGTGGACCTGAGCCAGTGGAGCGGTCCTCTTGctctgcaggaggtggaggagaagcctGCCCGGGTCCTGACGATGAAATACGGATCCGTGGAGGTGGACGAGCTCGGCAAAGTGCTGACACCCACACAG GTGCAGAACCGACCAACGTGCATCGAGTGGGACGGATGTGACCCGGGTAAGATGTTCACTCTGGCCCTGACCGACCCGGATGCTCCCAGCAGGAAGGACCCCAAgttcag GGAGTGGCATCACTTCCTGGTTGTCAACATGAAGGGCAACGACGTGTCCTCTGGCTGCGTCATGTCCGACTACGTGGGCTCTGGACCGCCCAAAGGCACAG GTCTGCACAGGTACGTGTGGCTGGTGTACGAGCAGCCCGGCAGCATCTCCTGCTCCGAGGACGTTCTCACCAACCGCTGCGGAGACGGCCGCGGGAAGTTCAAGCTCCAGAGCTTCAGGCAGAAGTACGAGCTGGGCGCCCCGGTGGCCGGGACCTGTTACCAGGCCGAGTGGGACGAATACGTCCCCAAGCTGTACGAGCAGCTGGCTGGGAAATAA